One genomic segment of Paraburkholderia phymatum STM815 includes these proteins:
- a CDS encoding choline ABC transporter substrate-binding protein has translation MAVTGSSHAAEPQSCTQVRMADPGWTDIDATNAVAGVLLKALGYQQNVSNLSVPITYQGLKKGQIDVFLGNWMPAQGPLVKPFVDEHSIDVLHANLTNAKFTLAVPDYVAAAGVHSFADLVKHADQFNGKIYGIEPGAPANQNIKKMIADKAFGLGDWKVVESSETGMLTQVERAVRDKQWIVFLAWEPHLMNTKFHLTYLSGGDAYFGPNYGGATVNTVTRPGFAGQCTNLAKLFQQMTFNVDMENQIIANVLQNKVDINTAALTALKGNPALLNTWLKGVTTTNGADGLQAVQTQLGIH, from the coding sequence ATGGCCGTGACGGGATCGTCGCACGCCGCTGAACCGCAAAGCTGCACACAGGTGCGCATGGCCGATCCCGGCTGGACCGACATCGATGCGACGAATGCGGTGGCGGGTGTGCTGCTCAAGGCGCTCGGCTATCAGCAGAACGTGTCGAACCTGTCGGTGCCGATTACCTATCAGGGCCTGAAAAAAGGTCAAATCGACGTATTTCTGGGCAACTGGATGCCTGCGCAGGGACCGCTCGTCAAACCGTTCGTCGACGAGCACTCGATCGACGTGCTGCACGCGAATCTGACCAACGCGAAATTCACACTTGCCGTGCCGGACTATGTCGCTGCCGCGGGTGTGCATTCGTTTGCCGATCTCGTCAAACACGCGGATCAGTTCAACGGCAAGATCTATGGCATCGAACCGGGCGCACCCGCGAATCAGAACATCAAGAAGATGATTGCGGATAAGGCTTTCGGTCTTGGCGACTGGAAGGTGGTCGAATCGAGCGAAACGGGCATGCTGACGCAAGTGGAGCGGGCCGTGCGCGACAAGCAGTGGATCGTGTTCCTCGCCTGGGAACCGCATTTGATGAATACGAAATTCCACCTGACGTATTTGTCGGGCGGCGACGCGTATTTCGGCCCGAACTACGGCGGCGCGACGGTGAATACGGTTACGCGTCCGGGCTTTGCCGGGCAGTGCACGAATCTCGCGAAGCTGTTTCAGCAGATGACGTTCAATGTCGACATGGAGAACCAGATCATTGCGAACGTTCTGCAAAACAAGGTGGACATCAATACGGCGGCATTGACTGCGCTAAAAGGTAATCCCGCTTTGCTAAATACGTGGCTTAAAGGTGTGACGACCACGAACGGTGCGGATGGTTTGCAGGCAGTTCAAACGCAGCTGGGTATTCACTAA
- a CDS encoding GlxA family transcriptional regulator — MPEDISFLLLPGFSAIGFMSAIEPLRVANRFREDLYRWHILSVDGAPVSASNGISLNAEAAFGDVHHASTVFVVAGFEPLACYSRALADWLKRMDRAQATLGGIDTGAFILAEAGLVRATDSVTLHWEALAAFRERYPSMQASDELFEIGERRITCAGGTASIDMMLDLISRNHGAALASAISEQFVVSRIRQRSDHQRMEIAARYGVHNRKLIQVIGVMEQNMEEPLAPADLAQEIGVTRRQLERLFCSSLKDTPTHFYLQLRLDRARELLRQTDMSITAICVACGFESPSHFSRTYRARFGTSPRSDRSPPHHGAGGRTTHSTREAAIP, encoded by the coding sequence ATGCCCGAAGACATTTCGTTTCTGCTGCTGCCCGGCTTTTCGGCCATCGGTTTCATGTCAGCCATCGAGCCTTTGCGCGTCGCGAACCGCTTTCGCGAAGATCTGTACCGCTGGCACATATTGAGCGTGGATGGCGCGCCCGTCAGCGCGAGCAACGGCATTTCACTGAATGCCGAAGCCGCATTCGGCGATGTGCATCACGCGTCGACCGTCTTTGTCGTAGCGGGCTTCGAACCGCTCGCGTGCTATAGCCGCGCGCTCGCTGACTGGCTCAAGCGGATGGATCGCGCCCAGGCGACGTTGGGCGGCATCGACACAGGCGCATTCATTCTGGCGGAAGCGGGACTGGTGCGCGCGACGGACAGCGTGACACTGCATTGGGAAGCACTCGCCGCGTTTCGCGAGCGCTATCCGTCCATGCAGGCCAGCGACGAGCTGTTCGAAATCGGCGAGCGGCGCATTACCTGCGCCGGCGGCACTGCGTCGATCGACATGATGCTCGATCTGATCTCTCGCAACCACGGCGCCGCGCTCGCTTCGGCGATCTCCGAGCAGTTCGTCGTGAGCCGCATCCGGCAGCGGTCCGATCATCAGCGCATGGAAATCGCCGCGCGCTACGGCGTGCACAATCGCAAGCTGATTCAGGTGATCGGCGTGATGGAACAGAACATGGAAGAGCCGCTTGCGCCTGCCGATCTGGCGCAGGAAATCGGCGTCACGCGCAGGCAGCTAGAACGGCTCTTCTGCTCATCGCTAAAGGACACGCCGACACATTTCTATCTGCAATTGCGGCTCGACCGCGCGCGGGAGCTTTTGCGGCAAACAGACATGTCGATCACGGCGATCTGCGTCGCATGCGGATTCGAATCGCCCTCGCATTTTTCGCGGACCTATCGTGCGCGTTTCGGCACGAGTCCGCGCAGCGACCGCAGTCCGCCGCATCACGGTGCGGGCGGCAGGACGACGCATTCGACACGCGAGGCCGCCATACCGTGA
- the betC gene encoding choline-sulfatase, whose amino-acid sequence MSLNTKQNILILMADQMTPFALRAYGNQVSLTPRIDALAKEGVVFDSAYCASPLCAPARFSMMAGKRPAAIGAYDNAAELPAQTLTFAHYLRAAGYRTILSGKMHFCGPDQLHGFEERLTTDIYPADFGWVPDWDRPDVRPSWYHNMSSVLDAGPCVRTNQLDFDDEVTYTTRQKLYDIVRERAAGGDARPFCVVASLTHPHDPYAIPQQYWDMYRDEEIDMPCVTLTRDESDPHSKRLRDVYEADLTPPTAQQIRDARHAYYGALSYVDAQFGAILDTLKATGLADDTIVIVTSDHGEMLGERGLWYKMTCFEGGVRVPLIVHAPKQFRAHRVAASVSHVDLLPTLLEMATGARRAEWPDTIDGRSLVPHLRNDGGHDEAIVEYFAEGAIAPMVMIRRGQYKFIHTPVDPDQLYDLASDPRERANLAQDPAAATLVEAFRKEVTQRWDIPALHQAVLASQRRRRFHFEATTQGAIRSWDWQPFNDASQRYMRNHIELDTLEAMARYPRVVSR is encoded by the coding sequence ATGAGCCTTAATACAAAGCAGAATATCCTTATCTTGATGGCAGACCAGATGACACCGTTCGCGTTGCGCGCGTATGGCAATCAGGTCTCGCTGACACCGCGCATCGATGCGCTCGCGAAAGAAGGCGTCGTGTTCGATTCGGCTTATTGCGCGAGCCCGTTGTGCGCGCCGGCCCGCTTTTCGATGATGGCGGGCAAACGGCCCGCTGCAATTGGTGCTTACGATAACGCCGCCGAATTGCCGGCGCAGACGCTGACCTTCGCGCACTATCTGCGTGCGGCGGGCTATCGAACGATCCTCTCCGGCAAAATGCATTTCTGCGGCCCTGACCAGTTGCATGGCTTCGAAGAACGCTTGACGACCGACATCTATCCCGCCGATTTCGGCTGGGTGCCGGACTGGGATCGCCCGGACGTGCGGCCGAGCTGGTATCACAACATGAGTTCGGTGCTGGATGCGGGACCGTGCGTGCGCACGAACCAGCTGGATTTCGACGACGAAGTCACTTACACGACGCGCCAGAAGCTATACGACATCGTGCGTGAGCGCGCGGCGGGCGGCGACGCGCGGCCGTTTTGCGTGGTCGCGTCGCTGACGCACCCGCATGATCCTTACGCGATACCGCAGCAGTACTGGGACATGTATCGCGATGAAGAGATCGACATGCCGTGCGTGACGCTCACACGCGATGAAAGCGATCCCCACTCGAAGCGCCTGCGCGACGTCTACGAAGCAGACCTCACGCCGCCCACGGCGCAGCAGATCCGCGATGCGCGGCACGCGTATTACGGCGCGCTATCGTATGTCGATGCGCAATTCGGCGCGATTCTCGACACGCTCAAAGCAACGGGACTCGCCGACGACACGATCGTCATCGTCACGTCGGATCACGGCGAAATGCTCGGCGAGCGCGGACTCTGGTACAAGATGACCTGCTTCGAAGGCGGCGTGCGCGTGCCGCTGATCGTGCACGCGCCGAAGCAGTTTCGCGCGCACCGAGTGGCGGCGTCGGTGTCGCATGTCGACCTTTTGCCCACGCTGCTCGAAATGGCAACCGGCGCACGCCGTGCGGAGTGGCCGGATACCATCGACGGACGCAGCCTCGTGCCGCATCTGCGCAACGACGGCGGGCACGACGAAGCGATCGTCGAATACTTCGCCGAAGGTGCTATTGCGCCGATGGTGATGATCCGGCGCGGTCAGTACAAGTTCATTCACACGCCCGTCGATCCCGACCAGCTTTACGATCTCGCCAGCGATCCACGAGAACGTGCCAATCTGGCGCAGGATCCGGCAGCGGCCACGCTGGTCGAAGCCTTTCGCAAAGAAGTCACGCAGCGCTGGGACATTCCCGCACTGCATCAAGCGGTACTCGCAAGCCAGCGCCGTCGCCGCTTCCACTTCGAAGCGACGACACAAGGCGCGATCCGCTCATGGGACTGGCAGCCGTTCAACGATGCGAGCCAGCGCTATATGCGCAATCACATCGAACTCGACACGCTGGAAGCGATGGCGCGTTATCCGCGCGTCGTCTCTCGCTGA
- a CDS encoding porin, translating to MKKLNAAALTGVALALAGVSNASHAQSSVTLYGILDAGITWVNNTGGSHVVKFDDGISYGNRFGIKGTEDLGGGLEAVFVLESGFHLGNGQLGFGSTLFGRQAYVGLKNQWGTLSFGNQLDMTEEMVYLYNVSAWASGYAIHQGDFDRFNGDRLPNSVKFLSNEFAGFMFGGMYSFGNVAGDFHQDSAWSVGAHYANGPFTAGAAYTQLNNPHGIYAFDPYAMLGVHTFLGQQTVTVDPATGARTDLFSSNPFPVDKQGTFGIGSSYAIGDVTLMGNFTYTTIKGLGVTSHMKVGEGGASWQVTPAFSVIGGYQYTNFEGHHWNQGSLGAHYLLSKRTDVYISGDYLKASSGVDAVIGYSFTPSTTTTQADVRIGMRHSF from the coding sequence ATGAAAAAGCTGAATGCCGCAGCACTGACAGGCGTCGCGCTTGCGCTCGCCGGAGTTTCGAACGCGAGCCATGCACAAAGCAGTGTCACCCTGTATGGGATCCTCGACGCAGGCATTACGTGGGTCAACAATACGGGTGGCTCGCATGTGGTGAAATTCGACGACGGCATTTCTTACGGCAACCGCTTCGGCATCAAAGGCACGGAAGATCTCGGCGGCGGACTGGAGGCGGTGTTCGTGCTCGAAAGCGGCTTTCACCTCGGCAACGGACAGTTGGGCTTCGGCAGCACGCTGTTCGGACGTCAGGCCTATGTGGGCCTGAAGAACCAGTGGGGCACGTTGTCGTTCGGCAATCAGCTCGATATGACGGAAGAGATGGTGTATCTATACAACGTCTCTGCATGGGCGAGCGGTTATGCAATTCACCAGGGCGACTTCGACCGCTTCAATGGCGACCGTCTGCCCAATTCGGTGAAGTTCCTGTCGAATGAATTCGCGGGCTTCATGTTCGGCGGCATGTATTCGTTTGGCAATGTCGCGGGCGACTTCCATCAGGACAGCGCATGGAGCGTCGGCGCGCATTATGCCAACGGCCCTTTCACGGCGGGCGCGGCTTATACGCAGCTTAACAATCCGCACGGCATCTACGCGTTCGATCCTTATGCGATGCTCGGCGTGCACACGTTCCTCGGCCAACAGACGGTCACTGTCGATCCGGCAACGGGCGCGAGAACGGATCTCTTCTCGAGCAATCCGTTTCCCGTCGACAAGCAGGGCACGTTCGGTATCGGTTCGAGCTACGCAATCGGCGACGTGACGCTGATGGGCAACTTCACGTATACGACGATCAAGGGCCTCGGCGTCACATCGCACATGAAGGTCGGCGAAGGCGGCGCGAGCTGGCAGGTAACGCCGGCCTTCAGCGTGATCGGGGGCTACCAGTACACCAACTTCGAAGGACATCACTGGAATCAGGGCTCGCTCGGCGCGCACTATCTGCTTTCGAAGCGGACGGATGTCTATATTTCAGGCGACTATCTGAAGGCCTCGAGCGGCGTGGATGCGGTGATCGGCTATAGCTTCACGCCGTCCACCACGACGACGCAGGCCGACGTGCGCATCGGCATGCGCCATTCTTTCTGA
- a CDS encoding BKACE family enzyme: MNHEVIVTCAVTGAGDTVAKHPAIPVTPKQIADAAIEAAKAGATVAHCHVRDPRTGRGSRDPNLYREVVDRIRSADTDVIINLTAGMGGDLEIGPGEDPMRFGANTDLVGGLTRLAHVEELLPEICTLDCGTLNFGDGDYVYVSTPAQLRAGAKRIQELGVKPELEIFDTGHLWFAKQLLKEGLLDAPPLFQLCLGIPWGAPADTATMKAMVDNLPPGAHWAGFGIGRMQMPMLAQAMLLGGHVRVGLEDNIWLDKGVPASNGSLVARAVEIIERLGGRALTPAEGRKKLGLPARGERPLEKRAVEQLA, translated from the coding sequence ATGAATCACGAAGTAATCGTCACCTGCGCCGTCACGGGCGCTGGAGACACCGTCGCCAAGCATCCCGCTATCCCCGTCACGCCGAAACAGATCGCCGATGCCGCGATCGAAGCCGCAAAAGCGGGCGCGACCGTCGCGCATTGTCATGTGCGCGATCCCAGAACGGGCCGCGGCAGCCGCGATCCGAACCTGTATCGCGAAGTCGTCGACCGCATTCGTTCCGCCGATACGGACGTCATCATCAATCTGACGGCGGGCATGGGCGGAGATCTGGAGATTGGTCCGGGCGAAGATCCGATGCGCTTCGGTGCGAACACCGATCTGGTCGGCGGCCTGACGCGGCTTGCGCATGTGGAAGAGCTATTGCCCGAGATTTGCACGCTCGATTGCGGCACGCTGAATTTCGGCGATGGCGACTACGTCTATGTGTCGACGCCCGCGCAATTGCGTGCAGGCGCAAAGCGAATTCAGGAACTGGGCGTCAAGCCGGAACTGGAGATATTCGATACGGGGCATCTGTGGTTCGCGAAGCAATTGCTGAAAGAAGGGTTGCTCGATGCGCCGCCGCTGTTCCAGTTGTGCCTCGGTATTCCGTGGGGCGCGCCCGCCGATACCGCGACGATGAAGGCAATGGTCGACAACCTGCCACCCGGTGCGCATTGGGCCGGCTTCGGCATCGGCCGCATGCAGATGCCGATGCTCGCTCAGGCGATGCTGCTGGGCGGCCACGTGCGCGTCGGACTCGAAGACAACATCTGGCTCGACAAGGGTGTGCCTGCGAGCAACGGATCGCTCGTCGCGCGTGCCGTCGAGATCATCGAGCGTCTGGGCGGCCGCGCGCTCACACCTGCGGAAGGTCGCAAGAAACTCGGTCTGCCGGCACGCGGCGAACGGCCGCTCGAAAAACGCGCTGTCGAACAGCTCGCCTGA
- a CDS encoding choline ABC transporter substrate-binding protein produces the protein MKWINQAVSACLASLLAALSLPALAQDPPTCRAVHFADIGWTDITSTTALASTVFEGLGYQPVTTVASVPISFAGLKSKQLDVSLGYWWPVQEKAIAPFVEAKSINVLQPPNLTGAKATFAVPTYEYDAGLKTFADIAKHRAELDGKIYGIEPGSSANAAIQKMIATNQFGLGGFKLIESSEAGMLVTVDRAVREKKWVVFLGWQPHPMNIQIDMKYLSGSEGVFGPNDGEARVYTLTSPDFLTRCPNAGKLVSNLRFTTQLENVVMQSVMNKEKPSEAAKAYLKKNPQVLDEWLAGVKTYDGKDGLPAVKAYLGL, from the coding sequence ATGAAGTGGATCAACCAGGCTGTTTCCGCATGTCTTGCCAGCCTTCTGGCTGCGCTGTCATTGCCCGCACTCGCGCAGGATCCGCCCACCTGCCGCGCCGTGCATTTCGCGGATATCGGCTGGACCGACATCACGTCGACAACGGCGCTCGCGTCGACGGTATTCGAAGGGCTGGGGTATCAGCCGGTGACGACGGTGGCCTCCGTGCCGATCTCGTTCGCCGGCTTGAAGAGCAAACAGCTGGATGTGTCGCTTGGCTACTGGTGGCCGGTGCAGGAAAAGGCGATTGCGCCTTTTGTCGAGGCGAAATCGATCAACGTATTGCAGCCGCCCAATCTGACGGGCGCGAAAGCGACCTTTGCCGTGCCGACCTATGAATACGACGCGGGGCTCAAGACCTTTGCCGACATCGCAAAGCACCGCGCGGAACTCGACGGAAAGATCTACGGCATCGAGCCGGGCAGCAGTGCCAATGCCGCGATTCAGAAAATGATCGCGACCAACCAGTTCGGGCTCGGCGGTTTCAAGCTCATCGAATCGAGCGAGGCGGGCATGCTGGTCACAGTCGATCGCGCGGTGCGCGAGAAGAAGTGGGTCGTTTTTCTCGGCTGGCAGCCGCATCCGATGAACATCCAGATCGATATGAAGTACCTGAGCGGCAGCGAAGGCGTATTCGGGCCGAACGATGGCGAAGCGCGCGTCTATACGCTGACATCGCCGGACTTTCTGACGCGTTGTCCGAATGCCGGCAAGCTCGTGAGCAACCTGCGCTTCACCACGCAACTCGAGAACGTGGTGATGCAATCCGTGATGAACAAGGAGAAGCCTTCCGAAGCCGCTAAAGCCTATTTGAAAAAGAATCCGCAAGTACTCGACGAATGGCTGGCGGGCGTGAAGACATACGACGGCAAGGATGGCTTGCCGGCGGTGAAGGCTTATCTCGGTCTTTAA